A stretch of the Alnus glutinosa chromosome 6, dhAlnGlut1.1, whole genome shotgun sequence genome encodes the following:
- the LOC133870535 gene encoding UDP-glycosyltransferase 88F5-like — MVDTIVLLPAPGMGHIISMVELGKLILRHYAHKFSISVVITTGSDWDTPSIPSYIHHVSQSNPSISFHSLPSVSVDTTQTRSSAAVAFEFIRLSLAHAPHVLQQISKSSTIRALIIDVFCTSVLPIAKDLNLPVYYFFTSGAYCLAALLYLPKIHEQTTESFKDLTTTELHFPGMSSPLKATHMIEPMLDRDDPAYWDMLYFCSHLPKSNGIIANTFEDLEPKALKIIADGACVPDSPTPPVYSIGPLIAHSEEPAGDDGNKGDRAPEDECLSWLDSQPSRSVVFLCFGSRGTFSVAQVKEIARGLERSGQRFLWVVKKPPHGEKSKQAENFAAEFDLEGMLPEGFLERTKDKGMVVKKWAPQGDVLRKESVGGFVTHCGWNSVLEAVVAGVPMLAWPLYAEQHLNKNVLVNDMKMAIDLEQREDDGFVSGDELERRVRELMESEQGRELREKSWKMREMALAALGSASGSSSRALAKLVEALG, encoded by the coding sequence ATGGTAGACACAATCGTCCTACTCCCAGCTCCAGGCATGGGCCACATTATCTCCATGGTTGAGCTTGGCAAGCTCATCCTACGTCACTACGCCCACAAATTCTCCATCTCCGTCGTCATCACCACCGGCTCCGATTGGGACACCCCAAGCATCCCCTCCTACATCCACCATGTCTCCCAATCCAATCCCTCCATCTCCTTCCACAGCCTACCCTCTGTCTCCGTTGACACCACCCAAACTCGCAGCTCCGCCGCCGTAGCATTCGAGTTTATCCGCCTCAGCTTAGCCCATGCCCCACATGTACTCcaacaaatctcaaaatcaTCTACTATTCGTGCCCTTATCATCGACGTTTTCTGCACCTCGGTGCTTCCCATAGCCAAAGATCTCAACCTTCCTGTTTATTATTTCTTCACTTCTGGTGCTTATTGTCTCGCTGCCCTGTTATACCTTCCCAAGATCCATGAGCAAACAACCGAGAGCTTCAAGGACCTCACCACAACTGAGCTTCACTTCCCAGGAATGTCGTCACCGTTGAAAGCAACACATATGATTGAACCGATGCTCGACCGTGACGACCCTGCTTATTGGGACATGCTCTACTTCTGTTCACATCTTCCAAAATCGAATGGGATTATAGCTAACACGTTTGAGGACCTGGAGCCAAAAGCCTTAAAGATCATTGCTGATGGTGCGTGCGTTCCTGATTCGCCAACTCCGCCGGTTTACTCAATAGGTCCTCTGATTGCTCACTCAGAAGAGCCAGCAGGTGATGATGGAAATAAAGGTGATAGAGCACCTGAGGATGAATGTTTGTCGTGGCTTGACAGCCAACCGAGTAGAAGTGTTGTGTTCTTGTGCTTTGGCAGCCGAGGAACGTTCTCGGTGGCGCAAGTGAAAGAGATAGCCCGTGGGTTGGAAAGGAGTGGGCAGAGATTCTTGTGGGTGGTGAAAAAGCCACCACACGGTGAGAAAAGCAAGCAGGCTGAGAATTTTGCTGCAGAGTTCGATTTGGAGGGTATGTTGCCGGAAGGATTCCTGGAGAGAACCAAAGATAAGGGGATGGTGGTGAAGAAGTGGGCACCCCAAGGGGATGTGCTGAGAAAAGAATCAGTTGGGGGGTTCGTGACTCACTGTGGGTGGAACTCGGTGTTGGAGGCGGTGGTTGCAGGAGTGCCGATGCTGGCTTGGCCGCTCTACGCCGAGCAGCACCTGAACAAGAACGTTTTGGTGAATGATATGAAGATGGCTATTGATTTGGAGCAGAGGGAGGATGATGGGTTTGTGAGTGGTGATGAGTTGGAGAGAAGGGTTAGGGAGTTGATGGAGTCGGAACAGGGGAGAGAGCTCAGAGAAAAAAGTTGGAAGATGAGAGAAATGGCTTTGGCTGCTTTGGGATCAGCATCTGGTTCGTCTTCAAGAGCCCTGGCCAAGTTGGTTGAGGCACTTGGATAG
- the LOC133870756 gene encoding UDP-glycosyltransferase 88F5-like encodes MVDTIVLLPAPGMGHIISMVELGKLILRHYAHKFSISVVITTGSDWDTPSIPSYIHHVSQSNPSISFHSLPSVSVDTTQTRSSTAVAFEFIRLSLAHAPHVLQQISKSSTIRALIIDLFCSSALPAAKDLNLPVYYFYTSGAYALAAFLYLPKIHEQTTKSFKDLTTTELHFPGMSSPLKATHMIEPMLDRDDPAYWDMLYFCSHLPKSNGIIANTFEDLEPEALKTITDGACVPDSPTPPVYSIGPLIAHSEEPAGDDGNKGDRAPEDECLSWLDSQPSRSVVFLCFGSRGTFSVAQVKEIARGLERSGQRFLWVVKKPPHGEKSKQAENFAAEFDLEGMLPEGFLERTKDKGMVVKKWAPQGDVLRKESVGGFVTHCGWNSVLEAVVAGVPMLAWPLYAEQHLNKNVLVNDMKMAIDLEQREDDGFVSGDELERRVRELMESEQGRELREKSWKMREMALAALGSASGSSSRALAKLVEALG; translated from the coding sequence ATGGTAGACACAATCGTCCTACTCCCAGCTCCAGGCATGGGCCACATTATCTCCATGGTTGAGCTTGGCAAGCTCATCCTACGTCACTACGCCCACAAATTCTCCATCTCCGTCGTCATCACCACCGGCTCCGATTGGGACACCCCAAGCATCCCCTCCTACATCCACCATGTCTCCCAATCCAATCCCTCCATCTCCTTCCACAGCCTACCCTCTGTCTCCGTTGACACCACCCAAACTCGCAGCTCCACCGCCGTAGCATTCGAGTTTATCCGCCTCAGCTTAGCCCATGCCCCACATGTACTCcaacaaatctcaaaatcaTCTACTATTCGTGCCCTTATCATCGACCTTTTCTGCTCCTCTGCTCTTCCCGCAGCCAAGGATCTCAACCTTCCTGTTTATTATTTCTACACTTCTGGTGCTTACGCTCTCGCTGCCTTCTTATACCTCCCCAAGATCCACGAGCAAACCACCAAGAGCTTCAAGGACCTCACCACAACTGAGCTTCATTTCCCAGGAATGTCGTCACCGTTGAAAGCAACACATATGATTGAACCGATGCTCGACCGTGACGACCCTGCTTACTGGGACATGCTCTACTTCTGTTCACATCTACCAAAATCGAATGGGATTATAGCTAACACGTTTGAAGACCTGGAGCCAGAAGCCTTAAAGACCATTACTGATGGTGCGTGCGTTCCTGATTCGCCAACTCCGCCGGTTTACTCAATAGGTCCTCTGATTGCTCACTCAGAAGAGCCAGCAGGTGATGATGGAAATAAAGGTGATAGAGCACCTGAGGATGAATGTTTGTCGTGGCTTGACAGCCAACCGAGTAGAAGTGTTGTGTTCTTGTGCTTTGGCAGCCGAGGAACGTTCTCGGTGGCGCAAGTGAAAGAGATAGCCCGTGGGTTGGAAAGGAGTGGGCAGAGATTCTTGTGGGTGGTGAAAAAGCCACCACACGGTGAGAAAAGCAAGCAGGCTGAGAATTTTGCTGCAGAGTTCGATTTGGAGGGTATGTTGCCGGAAGGATTCCTGGAGAGAACCAAAGATAAGGGGATGGTGGTGAAGAAGTGGGCACCCCAAGGGGATGTGCTGAGAAAAGAATCAGTTGGGGGGTTCGTGACTCACTGTGGGTGGAACTCGGTGTTGGAGGCGGTGGTTGCAGGAGTGCCGATGCTGGCTTGGCCGCTCTACGCCGAGCAGCACCTGAACAAGAACGTTTTGGTGAATGATATGAAGATGGCTATTGATTTGGAGCAGAGGGAGGATGATGGGTTTGTGAGTGGTGATGAGTTGGAGAGAAGGGTTAGGGAGTTGATGGAGTCGGAACAGGGGAGAGAGCTCAGAGAAAAAAGTTGGAAGATGAGAGAAATGGCTTTGGCTGCTTTGGGATCAGCATCTGGTTCGTCTTCAAGAGCCCTGGCCAAGTTGGTTGAGGCACTTGGATAG
- the LOC133870293 gene encoding uncharacterized protein LOC133870293, producing MNRLKNVAIVEVNQMKIEQPPIIPTRELALHNRKTIAEIKEMEGNSEVKEIFYTCLCKVERIDNKYGWYYIGCITCKTKVKFKEGIFWCERCQAEPKFSVPRYRIQIEVSDTTDSTRFIIFDKDAEQLIGKTAKELADLQDENLKDNIVPREIEAIVSREYVFQLKLNEYNLKKGWENYTVYRIFEAQVAKEANIHKETPIVKIRGSSSKQEEEYDVVSQTIKNEQMFSKDSSLHSSLPIEDTESDDDAIPLKFLYKRFKTTKKKTYH from the exons ATGAATAGGTTAAAGAACGTTGCAATAGTAGAAGTGAATCAAATGAAGATTGAACAACCACCAATAATACCAACTAGAGAACTTGCCTTACACAATAGGAAGACAATTGCAGAGATAAAAGAAATGGAAGGGAACTCTGAAGTGAAG gaaATATTCTACACATGTTTATGCAAAGTTGAAAGAATAGACAACAAGTATGGCTGGTATTATATTGGTTGTATAACATGCAAGACGAAGGTTAAGTTTAAAGAAGGAATTTTTTGGTGTGAACGTTGTCAAGCGGAACCGAAATTCAGCGTGCCAAG GTATAGGATACAAATTGAAGTATCAGATACAACAGATTCAACAAGATTCATTATCTTCGACAAAGACGCTGAACAACTTATAGGCAAAACTGCAAAGGAACTTGCCGATTTGCAAGATGAG AATTTGAAAGACAATATCGTGCCAAGAGAAATCGAAGCAATTGTTTCCAGAGAATATGTCTTCCAATTGAAACTCaatgaatataatttgaaaaaaggttGGGAAAATTATACTGTTTATAGAATCTTTGAAGCGCAAGTTGCAAAAGAAGCTAACATCCATAAG GAAACTCCAATTGTAAAGATTAGGGGCTCTAGCTCCAAACAAGAAGAGGAATATGACGTTGTTAGCCAAACAATAAAGAACGAACAAATGTTTAGTAAAGATTCTTCCTTGCATTCTTCCCTACCTATAGAAGACACAGAGTCGGATGATGATGCAATACCTCTCAAGTTTCTTTACAAGCGATTCAAAACTACTAAGAAGAAGACTTATCATTAA
- the LOC133870545 gene encoding uncharacterized protein LOC133870545 codes for MGRSETLWGSDWAEFKLEWWLEKDEAEHIQWNSMGRDAYTYPVFQARPRICLGKRWRKFTETLNIGSPSYVCNYCGAIVWYEERTIKSRRPANPKFSLCCMDGEVQLPLLKKPPATLQELLNPTGDQRLTNFKAQIRSYNAMFAMTSMGGKVDHRINDGRGPYIFKLNGQNHHRIGTLLPADGLSPNFAQLYFYDTENEVSNRINALNQSNNSHDSFIVDALVRMLDESNVLVKNFRMARDRFSDGNTHHLRLRLIGSRSTDGRVQNLPTCSEIAAIVVGDIGLDNTHRDIIVDYKEGGLQRINELHPSYMALQYPLLFPYGENGYRLGILRRSVDGTRSNTNNCVTMREYYAYRLQTRHNEGHTLIYGGRLFQQFVVDAYTCIEAIRLMWVRGNQSALRIELYSGLRDAVMRGDTTPASVGKRIVLPSSFTGSPRYMIENYQDAMAICRWAGYPDLFITFTCNAKWPEIEIFLSMNPDQRPEDRPDILGRVFKIKLDQLLHDLKHEQHFGRTVAVVYTIEYQKRGLPHAHILLFLHPDNKHPTPTEINRIISAEISDLHKDPQAYDVVKQFMVHGPCGSINPKSSCMIGNKCIKHFPKRFCSETTIDEDGFPVYKRRNNGRFIEKNGVKVDNRFIVPHNIDLLVKYQSHINVEWCNRSRSIKYLFKYINKGPDRATLMLEENLHVEGSSGIQNVTDADEIKTYLDCRYVSAIEACWRIFQFEINYREPPVERLNFHLENEQPVMFDDSHHLDNVLNQPNIRKTKFTEWMKANALYEEARELTYSDFPSKWVWHNKEKEWKLRKKRRCVGRIFYAHPGSGERFYLRMLLNIVKGPRSFEEIRTVNGVLYPTFKSTCYALGLLDDDNEWHECLNQASHWASGKQLRELFVTMLIFCEVADPNKLWMLNWNLLSEDILHRERRILQYEDLHLTELQLQNYALCDIEKLLNKNGRSLREFETMPYPDTLLLREGNNRLLQEESDYNRISLAEEHIKLFSGLNCEQRNIYDAIIRSVTKNKGGFFFVYGHGGTGKTYLWRTLICRLRSEGKIVIAVASSGIAALLLPGKRTAHSRFQIPINVTDNSTCGIKQGSHLAELVTRTSLIIWDEAPMAHRNCFEALDRSLKDILRFSDPQSGEKSFGGKTIVLGGDFRQILPVVAKGRREEIVEASINRSLLWKNCTIFTLTNNMRLQQNQDDNAAKEFARWILKIGDRELNDNESGSFIDIPLDLIIQPKTHPINDIVNDIYPELQSKYTDAKYLEDRAILAPTNDDVQEINDYIIDLINVDEETYLSADSICKALSNNQDQEIMYPIEFLNSLKFPGIPNHKLRLKVGIPIMLLRNLNQSTGLCNGTRLLVTQLSKWFLEGKIISGTHVGDKVLLNHNNMNYTSLCQISPDNDTWIIKVRIIRMWDAVNIAQGNELISLDLIMSDENF; via the exons ATGGGGAGATCGGAGACTTTGTGGGGGTCTGATTGGGCAGAGTTCAAACTTGAGTGGTGGCTTGAGAAGGACGAGGCAGAGCATATTCAGTGGAACTCCATGGGGAGAGACGCGTATACGTACCCAGTTTTCCAGGCGAGGCCGAGGATTTGTTTGGGAAAGAGATGGC GAaaatttactgaaactttgAATATTGGCTCACCTTCGTACGTATGCAACTATTGTGGTGCAATAGTATGGTATGAAGAGAGAACAATAAAATCTAGAAGACCTGCTAATCCTAAATTTAGCCTTTGTTGTATGGATGGTGAAGTGCAGTTGCCTTTGCTTAAGAAACCACCTGCTACTCTTCAAGAATTGCTAAATCCAACTGGCGACCAGCGCTTAACAAATTTTAAGGCACAAATTAGAAGTTATAACGCCATGTTTGCTATGACATCTATGGGTGGAAAAGTGGATCATAGAATCAATGATGGAAGAGGTCcttatattttcaaacttaatgGTCAAAACCACCATAGAATTGGAACACTACTCCCAGCCGATGGTCTAAGTCCTAATTTTGCACAATTATATTTCTATGATACTGAAAATGAAGTTTCAAATAGAATAAATGCCTTGAACCAATCGAACAATAGCCATGATTCATTTATTGTTGATGCTTTGGTCCGAATGCTAGATGAATCAAATGTATTGGTCAAGAACTTTCGTATGGCTAGAGACCGTTTTAGTGATGGTAATACTCATCACTTAAGATTACGTCTTATTGGCTCACGATCAACTGACGGAAGAGTACAAAATCTACCTACATGTTCCGAAATAGCTGCAATTGTTGTTGGTGATATTGGTCTTGATAATACACACCGTGATATCATTGTGGATTATAAAGAAGGTGGATTACAAAGGATAAATGAATTGCATCCATCATACATGGCACTGCAGTATCCTCTTTTATTTCCGTATGGTGAGAATGGTTATAGACTTGGTATTTTACGTAGAAGTGTTGATGGAACTAGATCTAATACAAACAATTGTGTTACAATGAGGGAATATTACGCATATCGATTGCAAACAAGACACAATGAGGGCCATACATTAATATATGGCGGCCGCTTATTTCAACAGTTTGTTGTTGATGCATACACATGTATTGAAGCGATTCGACTTATGTGGGTAAGAGGTAACCAAAGTGCATTAAGAATTGAATTGTATTCTGGATTGAGGGATGCAGTTATGAGGGGAGATACAACCCCTGCATCAGTTGGAAAAAGAATTGTTCTGCCTTCGAGTTTCACTGGAAGTCCAAgatatatgattgagaattaTCAGGACGCAATGGCGATTTGTCGATGGGCAGGTTATcctgatttatttattactttcaCATGTAATGCGAAATGGCCAGAAATTGAAATCTTCCTCTCAATGAATCCTGATCAGAGACCTGAAGATCGGCCAGATATACTAGGAAGAGTTTTTAAGATCAAACTTGATCAATTATTACATGATCTCAAACACGAACAACACTTTGGAAGAACAGTTGCTG TTGTCTACACAATTGAATACCAAAAGAGAGGATTGCCTCATGCTCATATATTGCTCTTCTTACATCCTGATAATAAACATCCAACACCAACAGAAATCAATAGGATAATCTCAGCAGAAATTTCAGATTTGCACAAAGATCCTCAAGCTTATGACGTTGTTAAACAATTTATGGTTCATGGTCCTTGCGGTTCTATAAATCCTAAATCAAGTTGTATGATCGGCAACAAATGCATCAAGCATTTTCCAAAGAGATTTTGCTCTGAAACTACAATTGATGAAGATGGCTTTCCAGTATATAAAAGAAGGAACAACGGAAGATTTATTGAAAAGAATGGTGTCAAAGTAGACAACCGATTTATTGTTCCTCACAATATTGACTTATTGGTGAAGTATCAATCACACATAAATGTAGAGTGGTGCAATCGTTCAAGGTCTATCAAGtatttattcaaatatataaataaaggacCTGATCGTGCAACATTGATGCTTGAAGAGAATTTACATGTCGAGGGTTCTTCTGGAATACAAAATGTTACAGATGCTGAcgaaataaaaacatatttagattgcAGATATGTGTCGGCGATAGAGGCATGCTGGAGGATCTTccaatttgaaattaattatcgAGAACCTCCAGTTGAGAGACTAAATTTTCATCTAGAAAATGAACAGCCTGTCATGTTTGATGATTCTCATCATTTAGACAATGTTTTGAATCAGCCAAATATTAGAAAGACTAAATTTACAGAATGGATGAAAGCAAATGCTTTGTATGAAGAAGCAAGAGAATTGACTTATTCTGATTTCCCTTCCAAATGGGTTTGGCATAATAAAGAGAAAGAATGGAAattgaggaagaaaagaagatgtGTAGGAAGAATATTTTACGCTCATCCTGGAAGTGGAGAACGATTTTATTTGCGAATGTTACTAAATATTGTCAAAGGTCCTCGATCTTTTGAGGAAATAAGAACTGTAAATGGTGTATTGTACCCGACTTTCAAGTCAACATGCTACGCTCTTGGATTGCTTGATGATGACAACGAATGGCATGAGTGTTTAAACCAAGCATCGCATTGGGCTTCAGGTAAGCAACTCCGTGAACTTTTCGTCACAATGTTAATTTTTTGTGAGGTTGCTGATCCTAATAAATTATGGATGTTGAATTGGAATTTGTTATCTGAAGATATATTGCATCGAGAACGAAGAATTTTACAATATGAGGACCTACATCTAACAGAATTGCAATTACAAAACTATGCACTATGTgacattgaaaaattattgaacAAAAATGGAAGGTCACTGAGAGAATTTGAGACAATGCCATATCCAGACACGTTACTACTCAGAGAAGGTAACAATAGACTACTACAAGAAGAATCTGACTATAATAGGATTTCTTTGGCAGAAGAGCATATAAAACTTTTTAGTGGTCTAAATTGTGAACAAAGGAATATATATGATGCAATAATTAGATCTGTTACAAAAAACAAAggtggttttttctttgtttatggACATGGTGGAACTGGAAAGACTTATTTATGGAGAACCTTGATATGTCGATTGCGGTCCGAAGGAAAGATAGTCATTGCAGTTGCATCGTCTGGAATTGCAGCACTTTTGTTACCTGGCAAAAGAACTGCTCATTCAAGATTTCAGATACCGATTAATGTAACTGATAACTCAACTTGCGGGATCAAGCAAGGTTCACATCTCGCAGAACTGGTGACAAGAACAAGTCTTATAATTTGGGATGAAGCTCCTATGGCTCATCGAAATTGCTTTGAAGCTTTAGATCGTTCACTAAAAGATATTTTACGCTTCAGCGATCCACAAAGTGGAGAAAAATCCTTTGGAGGAAAGACGATAGTCCTTGGTGGTGATTTCCGACAAATACTACCAGTTGtagcaaaaggaagaagagaagaaatagTTGAAGCATCAATTAACAGATCTTTATTATGGAAGAACTGTACAATTTTTACTTTGACAAATAATATGAGACTCCAACAAAATCAAGATGATAATGCTGCAAAAGAATTTGCACGGTGGATTTTGAAAATAGGTGATAGAGAATTAAATGACAATGAAAGTGGATCGTTCATTGATATACCACTTGATTTGATAATTCAACCTAAGACTCATCCTATTAATGACATTGTGAATGATATCTACCCTGAGTTGCAGTCCAAATACACTGATGCTAAGTATTTAGAAGACAGAGCGATTTTAGCTCCAACAAATGATGATGTACAAGAGATAAATGACTACATAATTGATCTTATTAACGTTGATGAAGAAACATATCTCAGTGCAGATTCAATATGTAAAGCTTTGAGCAACAATCAGGACCAAGAAATTATGTACCCAATAGAATTTTTGAATTCATTGAAGTTTCCAGGTATTCCTAACCACAAACTCAGACTCAAAGTTGGAATACCTATAATGTTACTTCGAAATTTAAATCAAAGTACTGGACTCTGCAATGGTACAAGACTTTTAGTCACTCAGTTGTCAAAATGGTTCTTAGAAGGAAAAATCATCTCAGGAACTCATGTTGGAGATAAA GTGTTACTGAATCATAACAATATGAACTACACATCTCTTTGTCAAATTTCACCCGACAATGACACATGGATCATAAAAGTAAGAATTATAAGGATGTGGGATGCAGTAAACATTGCACAAGGCAATGAGTTGATCAGTCTAGATCTGATCATGTCGGATGAAAAT TTCTAA